Proteins encoded together in one Felis catus isolate Fca126 chromosome B3, F.catus_Fca126_mat1.0, whole genome shotgun sequence window:
- the MRPL46 gene encoding 39S ribosomal protein L46, mitochondrial isoform X2 → MAAPVRRTLLQAAKGWRRFEGHWAGSLGSRSLAPAAAPLSSGSPWRLVGALCLQRPPLVSKPLTPLQEEMAALLQQIEVERSMYSDHELRALDEAQRLAKRKADLYDEEEDEQNVLLVQDLEDVWEQKFLQFKPGARITEADEKNDRTSLHRKLDRNLVLLVKEKLGDKDVWILPQAEWQPGETLRGTAERTLATLSARILTPLEGRTVSVLPRHPSSHQVPGSLLACLPRM, encoded by the exons ATGGCGGCGCCCGTAAGGCGGACTCTGTTACAGGCGGCGAAGGGCTGGCGGCGGTTCGAGGGGCACTGGGCCGGTAGCCTTGGCTCCCGCAGCCTGGCCCCTGCGGCCGCACCCTTGAGCAGCGGGTCTCCATGGCGCTTGGTGGGCGCGTTGTGCCTGCAGCGGCCACCGTTGGTCTCGAAGCCGCTGACCCCATTGCAGGAAGAGATGGCGGCTCTACTACAGCAG ATTGAGGTAGAGAGAAGTATGTATTCAGACCATGAGCTTCGTGCTTTGGATGAAGCCCAGCGACTGGCAAAGAGGAAAGCTGACTTGTATGATGAAGAAGAAGACGAACAGAATGTGCTGTTGGTGCAGGATTTGGAAGATGTATGGGAGCAGAAATTCCTACAGTTCAAACCTGGAGCTCGCATAACAG AAGCTGATGAAAAGAACGACAGAACCTCGCTGCACCGGAAGCTAGACAGGAACCTTGTTCTATTGGTCAAAGAGAAGCTTGGAGACAAGGATGTGTGGATACTTCCCCAGGCCGAGTGGCAGCCTGGGGAGACCCTCCGAGGAACAGCTGAGCGAACCCTGGCCACACTGTCAG CTAGAATTCTGACTCCCTTGGAGGGACGGACAGTATCTGTTCTTCCCCGTCATCCCAGCTCCCATCAGGTACCTGGCTCACTGCTCGCGTGTTTACCGAGGATGTAG
- the MRPL46 gene encoding 39S ribosomal protein L46, mitochondrial isoform X1: protein MAAPVRRTLLQAAKGWRRFEGHWAGSLGSRSLAPAAAPLSSGSPWRLVGALCLQRPPLVSKPLTPLQEEMAALLQQIEVERSMYSDHELRALDEAQRLAKRKADLYDEEEDEQNVLLVQDLEDVWEQKFLQFKPGARITEADEKNDRTSLHRKLDRNLVLLVKEKLGDKDVWILPQAEWQPGETLRGTAERTLATLSEKKVEAKFLGNAPCGHYKFKFPQAMRTESSLGARVFFFKALLLTRGDFSQAWKKGQHVWVCKEELGDYLKPKYLAQVRRFLLDL, encoded by the exons ATGGCGGCGCCCGTAAGGCGGACTCTGTTACAGGCGGCGAAGGGCTGGCGGCGGTTCGAGGGGCACTGGGCCGGTAGCCTTGGCTCCCGCAGCCTGGCCCCTGCGGCCGCACCCTTGAGCAGCGGGTCTCCATGGCGCTTGGTGGGCGCGTTGTGCCTGCAGCGGCCACCGTTGGTCTCGAAGCCGCTGACCCCATTGCAGGAAGAGATGGCGGCTCTACTACAGCAG ATTGAGGTAGAGAGAAGTATGTATTCAGACCATGAGCTTCGTGCTTTGGATGAAGCCCAGCGACTGGCAAAGAGGAAAGCTGACTTGTATGATGAAGAAGAAGACGAACAGAATGTGCTGTTGGTGCAGGATTTGGAAGATGTATGGGAGCAGAAATTCCTACAGTTCAAACCTGGAGCTCGCATAACAG AAGCTGATGAAAAGAACGACAGAACCTCGCTGCACCGGAAGCTAGACAGGAACCTTGTTCTATTGGTCAAAGAGAAGCTTGGAGACAAGGATGTGTGGATACTTCCCCAGGCCGAGTGGCAGCCTGGGGAGACCCTCCGAGGAACAGCTGAGCGAACCCTGGCCACACTGTCAG aaaaaaaagtggaagcCAAGTTCCTGGGAAACGCCCCCTGTGGCCACTACAAGTTCAAGTTCCCTCAGGCAATGCGGACAGAGAGTAGCCTCGGGGCCAGAGTATTCTTCTTCAAAGCACTGCTCCTAACCAGAGGAGACTTCTCCCAGGCCTGGAAGAAGGGCCAGCATGTCTGGGTCTGTAAGGAAGAGCTGGGCGACTATTTGAAACCGAAGTACCTGGCCCAGGTTAGGAGATTTCTCTTGGACCTCTGA